From the genome of Erythrobacter litoralis, one region includes:
- a CDS encoding PA0069 family radical SAM protein yields the protein MKGRGAASSRMPGRFGLAAREAYGDWRDSAATLDGPPPGLRTTVTEERPRSILSFNQSPDVPFDRSVNSYRGCEHGCIYCYARPTHAYHDLSPGLDFETRLFAKPNAPELLRATLAKPGYRPRPIALGTNTDCYQPIERDWRITRQVLDVCLEARHPVTITTKSDRVLDDLDLVVRMARENLVAVAISVTSLDPDLSRKLEPRCAAPAKRLAALGRLVEAGVPTHCSVSPVIPAITDEFMEGIVAEAGRIGVPSAGWIPLRLPHEVAPLFREWLDVHYPERAGKVMSIVRSIRGGRDNDPNFGTRMKPEGVWADLFRSRFAIACKRAGIGKHRFELDCTRFRRPSTHGQLDLFA from the coding sequence ATGAAAGGACGCGGCGCCGCCTCTTCGCGAATGCCCGGGCGATTCGGCCTTGCAGCGCGCGAGGCCTACGGCGACTGGCGCGATAGTGCGGCCACGCTGGACGGCCCTCCCCCCGGATTGCGCACGACCGTTACCGAGGAACGGCCGCGCTCGATCCTGAGCTTCAACCAGAGCCCTGACGTGCCGTTCGACCGTTCGGTCAATTCATATCGCGGCTGCGAGCACGGGTGCATCTACTGCTATGCGCGGCCCACCCATGCCTATCACGACCTTTCGCCCGGGCTCGATTTCGAAACCCGCCTGTTCGCGAAGCCCAATGCGCCCGAATTGCTGCGCGCGACGCTGGCGAAACCCGGCTATCGCCCGCGCCCGATCGCGCTTGGCACCAACACCGATTGCTATCAGCCGATCGAGCGCGACTGGCGGATCACGCGGCAGGTGCTGGATGTGTGCCTCGAAGCGCGCCACCCGGTGACGATCACGACCAAGTCGGACCGTGTTCTCGACGATCTCGACCTTGTCGTCCGGATGGCGCGGGAGAACCTGGTGGCGGTGGCGATCTCCGTGACGAGCCTCGATCCGGACCTATCGCGCAAGCTCGAACCGCGCTGCGCCGCCCCGGCGAAGCGGCTTGCCGCACTCGGCCGGCTGGTCGAGGCCGGCGTGCCGACCCATTGCTCCGTCTCGCCCGTCATTCCGGCGATCACCGATGAATTCATGGAAGGGATCGTCGCCGAAGCGGGCCGGATCGGCGTGCCGAGCGCCGGCTGGATCCCGCTGCGCCTGCCGCACGAGGTCGCGCCGCTGTTCCGCGAATGGCTCGATGTCCATTACCCGGAACGCGCGGGAAAGGTCATGAGCATTGTCCGCTCGATCCGGGGCGGGCGGGACAATGATCCGAATTTCGGCACCCGCATGAAGCCCGAAGGCGTCTGGGCGGACCTGTTCCGCAGCCGCTTCGCGATCGCCTGCAAACGGGCCGGGATCGGCAAACACCGTTTCGAACTCGATTGCACCCGGTTCCGCAGGCCTTCGACGCATGGCCAGCTCGACCTTTTCGCGTGA
- a CDS encoding sodium:calcium antiporter, whose translation MLDLAQYSTTTLAAAFAACAVVIAVFGSKMAGYADVIADRTGLGEALIGSVLLGAGTSIAGIVTSTSTAASGAADLSVSNALGGIVAQTMFLALADLFYKRVNLEHAGVSAVNLGQATVLIVLVALPVMAWAAPPITLWSVNLLSPVLIAVYLIGLHNAHRIHQEPMWLPKQTDDTQEDEAGEDDKSESLAMLFALFGGLVLIVGSAGYVVGETGLALSGRLGLSESLVGSLGTATVTSLPELVTTIAAVRRGAPQLAIGGIVGGNMFDSLFVAASDFAYRDGSIYHAISDATVFWMGLVIVMTAVLLLGLLRRQREGPGKIGWESVTLIGLWAIGAGLQIYRG comes from the coding sequence TTGCTCGATCTCGCGCAATATTCGACCACGACGCTCGCCGCCGCGTTCGCCGCCTGCGCGGTGGTGATCGCCGTCTTCGGCTCCAAGATGGCGGGCTATGCCGACGTGATCGCGGACCGCACCGGGCTTGGCGAAGCGCTGATCGGATCGGTCCTGCTGGGCGCCGGGACGAGCATTGCAGGCATCGTCACATCGACCAGCACCGCCGCCAGCGGAGCGGCGGATCTCAGCGTCTCGAACGCGCTTGGCGGGATCGTCGCGCAGACCATGTTCCTTGCCCTTGCCGACCTGTTCTACAAGCGGGTCAATCTGGAACATGCCGGGGTGAGTGCGGTCAATCTCGGGCAGGCGACGGTGCTGATCGTGCTGGTCGCGCTGCCCGTCATGGCATGGGCTGCGCCGCCGATCACGCTGTGGAGCGTCAACCTGCTGAGCCCGGTGCTGATCGCGGTCTATCTCATCGGCCTCCACAATGCGCACCGGATCCACCAGGAACCGATGTGGCTACCGAAACAGACCGACGACACGCAGGAGGACGAAGCCGGAGAGGACGACAAGAGCGAGTCCCTCGCCATGCTGTTCGCACTGTTCGGCGGGCTCGTGCTCATCGTCGGCTCGGCGGGCTATGTCGTCGGCGAAACCGGCCTTGCCCTGTCGGGACGGCTTGGCCTCAGCGAGAGCCTGGTCGGCTCGCTCGGCACCGCGACCGTCACTTCGCTGCCCGAACTCGTCACCACGATCGCCGCGGTCCGCAGGGGGGCACCGCAGCTCGCAATCGGCGGGATCGTGGGCGGCAACATGTTCGATTCGCTTTTCGTTGCCGCCAGCGACTTCGCCTATCGCGACGGCAGCATCTATCACGCCATTTCCGACGCGACGGTGTTCTGGATGGGGCTGGTGATCGTGATGACGGCGGTCCTGCTGCTCGGCCTGCTGCGCCGCCAACGCGAGGGGCCGGGCAAGATCGGGTGGGAATCGGTGACGCTCATCGGGTTGTGGGCGATCGGAGCGGGCCTGCAGATCTACCGCGGATAG
- the moaB gene encoding molybdenum cofactor biosynthesis protein B — protein MAIDEAKQFVPINIAVLTVSDTRTPDNDTSGDLLADRITAAGHSLAARAIERDDAGLLVERLNGWIDDPAIDAVVSTGGTGLTGRDVTPEALAMIEGAREIPGFGELFRWISFGTIGTSTIQSRACAVVARGTYIFALPGSNGAVKDGWDNILAEQLDARNRPCNFVELMPRLRES, from the coding sequence ATGGCGATCGACGAGGCGAAGCAATTCGTGCCGATCAATATCGCCGTCCTCACGGTCTCCGACACGCGCACGCCCGACAACGACACGTCGGGCGACCTCCTCGCCGACCGGATCACCGCCGCCGGGCACTCACTCGCCGCGCGCGCGATCGAGCGGGATGATGCGGGGCTGCTGGTCGAGCGGCTGAACGGCTGGATCGACGATCCCGCCATCGACGCGGTCGTCTCGACCGGGGGGACGGGGCTTACGGGCCGCGACGTGACGCCCGAAGCGCTCGCGATGATAGAAGGCGCGCGCGAGATCCCGGGGTTTGGCGAACTGTTCCGCTGGATCAGCTTCGGCACGATCGGCACCAGCACGATCCAGTCGCGCGCCTGCGCTGTCGTCGCGCGCGGCACTTACATCTTCGCCCTTCCCGGATCGAACGGCGCGGTGAAGGATGGCTGGGACAATATCCTCGCCGAACAGCTCGATGCTCGCAACCGGCCCTGCAATTTCGTCGAGCTGATGCCACGCCTGCGCGAAAGCTGA
- a CDS encoding lytic transglycosylase domain-containing protein gives MLVLGALVAAPAPLAAQQSGSMVAHYDRTPRAATVLPAVLSEREREHYRAVFAAIDREDWETVDRLLGDDEGILKQVALAEYYTHARSPRVSAEQVSRWFALGVELPHAEQLGRLGAKRGLEYVPDFPSGQALSRQPAAPKRVRPRTIEDGTMPGEVRAAILDAIRNDDPGSAQRLLDEVDFGLSPEARAEWRQRVAWSYYIENDDTSALALAERVAEGSGPWVAEGEWVAGLAAWRLGYCALAAENFAEAARGSTNEELTTAAHYWAHRALVRCREPGEAQAHLAAAARHHETLYGMLAAHQLGIELPAEATPEPFTESDWRDLERRGNIRVAAALVEIGRYSLADEVLRHEARIGPPRDYPALARLARELGLPSTQLFMAHHAPYGMRSEAALRFPVARWQPRTGWRVDPALAFAHALQESNFRAAAVSPANARGLMQIMPGTARDHDRRLELGASYEDLNDPEVNLAYGQQHLEMLRDSGATGGLLPKIMAAYNAGLTPVDRWNSEINDQGDPLLWMESIPYWETRGYVAIVMRNYWMYERAAGVPSPSRRALAQGRWPVFPQMSTVRTARVEQDD, from the coding sequence ATGCTCGTCCTGGGCGCGCTTGTCGCTGCCCCCGCCCCGCTTGCCGCACAGCAATCGGGCAGCATGGTCGCGCATTATGACCGCACGCCGCGTGCGGCGACCGTCCTTCCGGCCGTGCTCTCAGAGCGCGAGCGCGAGCATTACCGCGCCGTGTTCGCCGCGATCGATCGCGAGGACTGGGAGACGGTCGATCGTTTGCTCGGCGACGACGAAGGTATCCTGAAGCAGGTTGCGCTCGCCGAATATTACACCCATGCGCGCAGCCCCAGGGTCAGCGCCGAACAGGTTTCGCGGTGGTTCGCGCTCGGCGTCGAATTGCCGCATGCCGAACAGCTCGGCCGGCTCGGCGCGAAGCGTGGGCTCGAATATGTCCCCGATTTTCCTTCGGGCCAGGCGCTCAGCCGGCAGCCCGCCGCCCCGAAACGGGTCCGGCCGCGCACGATCGAGGACGGGACCATGCCCGGCGAGGTGCGCGCAGCGATCCTTGATGCGATCAGGAACGATGATCCCGGCTCGGCCCAGCGCCTGCTCGACGAAGTCGATTTCGGCCTCAGCCCCGAGGCGCGCGCCGAATGGCGCCAGCGCGTTGCCTGGAGCTACTACATCGAAAACGACGATACCTCCGCGCTCGCGCTCGCCGAACGGGTGGCAGAGGGAAGCGGTCCCTGGGTCGCGGAGGGCGAATGGGTCGCAGGGCTTGCCGCGTGGCGATTGGGCTATTGTGCCCTGGCCGCGGAAAACTTCGCCGAGGCGGCACGCGGCTCCACCAATGAAGAGCTGACCACCGCCGCCCATTACTGGGCCCACCGCGCGCTGGTCCGCTGCCGCGAACCGGGCGAAGCGCAGGCGCATCTCGCCGCCGCCGCGCGCCATCACGAAACGCTCTATGGCATGCTCGCCGCCCATCAGCTCGGCATCGAACTGCCTGCCGAAGCCACTCCGGAACCCTTCACCGAAAGCGATTGGCGCGACCTTGAGCGGCGGGGCAATATCCGCGTCGCCGCTGCGCTGGTCGAGATCGGACGCTATTCGCTCGCCGACGAGGTCTTGCGGCACGAGGCCCGGATCGGGCCGCCGCGCGATTATCCCGCCCTCGCCCGGCTTGCGCGTGAGTTGGGCCTGCCATCGACACAGCTGTTCATGGCCCATCACGCGCCCTATGGCATGCGCAGCGAAGCGGCGTTGCGTTTTCCAGTGGCGCGCTGGCAGCCGAGGACCGGCTGGCGGGTCGATCCCGCGCTTGCCTTCGCCCATGCGCTGCAGGAATCGAATTTCCGCGCGGCCGCCGTCAGTCCCGCCAATGCGCGCGGCCTGATGCAGATCATGCCCGGCACCGCGCGCGACCACGATCGCCGCCTCGAACTGGGCGCAAGCTATGAAGATCTCAACGATCCCGAGGTCAATCTCGCCTACGGCCAGCAGCATCTCGAAATGCTGCGCGACAGCGGCGCGACGGGCGGCCTGCTGCCCAAGATCATGGCTGCCTACAATGCCGGGCTGACCCCGGTCGATCGCTGGAACAGCGAGATCAACGATCAGGGCGACCCGCTGCTCTGGATGGAATCGATCCCCTATTGGGAAACGCGCGGCTATGTCGCGATCGTCATGCGCAATTACTGGATGTACGAGCGCGCGGCCGGCGTTCCCTCGCCCAGCCGCCGTGCGTTGGCACAGGGGCGCTGGCCTGTCTTCCCGCAAATGTCTACGGTCCGAACCGCAAGGGTCGAACAGGACGACTGA
- a CDS encoding uracil-DNA glycosylase family protein: MTAADPDLAREMAAHREWWRLAGVDLDFADDATAWLAEPEPAASASDPGEDRDRPPARPSEPAIEEKAPPPDLLGDSPPETLAAFREWWMSAPGLDAIGPRGRVPPRGTAEAALMVLVVHPEEGDRERLLAGPQGRLLEAILAAMGTASEEIYVASALPRFMPMADCAAEAQRGMAQVLSHHIQLAAPQRIVAFGAGLGALMGAHGKNDYGNLPNIHHKHSTNPVLMSEDLESLMAMPKLKARFWRRWMEWSAKQA; encoded by the coding sequence ATGACCGCAGCCGACCCTGATCTTGCCCGCGAAATGGCGGCCCACCGCGAATGGTGGAGGCTGGCCGGGGTCGATCTCGATTTCGCCGATGACGCTACGGCATGGCTCGCCGAGCCGGAGCCTGCGGCGTCCGCGTCCGACCCAGGGGAGGACCGCGATCGCCCCCCTGCCCGGCCCAGCGAACCGGCAATCGAGGAAAAAGCGCCGCCGCCTGATCTTCTGGGCGATTCGCCGCCCGAAACGCTCGCGGCGTTCCGCGAATGGTGGATGAGCGCGCCGGGCCTCGACGCGATCGGGCCGCGCGGGCGCGTACCGCCGCGCGGAACTGCCGAGGCGGCGCTGATGGTGCTGGTCGTCCATCCCGAGGAAGGCGACCGGGAGCGATTGCTGGCGGGTCCGCAAGGCAGGCTGCTCGAAGCGATCCTTGCAGCGATGGGAACCGCCTCTGAGGAAATCTATGTCGCATCCGCCCTGCCACGCTTCATGCCGATGGCCGATTGCGCCGCCGAAGCGCAGCGCGGCATGGCGCAAGTGCTCTCGCATCACATCCAGCTCGCAGCCCCGCAGCGAATCGTCGCATTTGGTGCAGGGCTGGGCGCGCTTATGGGCGCTCACGGCAAAAATGATTACGGGAACTTACCCAATATTCACCATAAGCACTCCACAAACCCAGTACTGATGAGCGAGGATCTCGAAAGCCTGATGGCGATGCCCAAGCTCAAGGCCCGATTCTGGCGGAGATGGATGGAATGGTCGGCCAAACAGGCGTGA